GCAGACGAAGTCCGACAAGGCGGGCTGCGGACCATCGCCCTGGAACCGTTGGGCTCAGGGTGCTGCCTTCTCATCGCCGGATTCTTCTTTGCGCGTCCGCTGTGGGAGATGAAGCTGCTGACCCTGCCCGACTTCTTCCGCCGCCGATTCGGAGGCGCCGCCGAGACCCTCTCGGCCCTCATCATGGTGCCCAGCTACTTCGGATGGATCGCCGTCCAGTTCATCGCCCTGGCGGGAATGCTGGAGCTGACTACGGGAATCGATTTGACGACCGGAATCCTGGTGGTGGCTGTGGTCGGAACCGGCTACACTTGCCTGGGCGGAATGTGGTCGGTGACCCTGACCGACTTGATCCAACTGCTGCTGATGCTGGCCGGACTCATCGTGCTGGCCCTTTCGGTGCTGGGATCGCTAGGGGCCGGCAGCATCGCGGACGGCTGGTTTCGCCTGCTGGAGGAGACTCCCCAGGCGCTGCTGACCCCCATACCCATCGAGAACGTGGAGGAAGTGCTGCGCTGGCTGAGCCTCTTCTGCGTGGCCGCCTTGGGAAACATCCCCGCCCAAGACCTGACGCAGCGCATCTTCGCGTCCCGTTCGGCTCAAACAGCCCGAAGAGCCTGCTGGTGTGCGGGGACCGGATACCTGCTTTTCGGCATGATTCCGGTCATGCTGGGACTGGCGGCCCACCTGCTGCTTCCCGCCGATCAGCAGCAGGCCATCGTTCCGGCATTGGGCCA
This window of the Acidobacteriota bacterium genome carries:
- a CDS encoding sodium:solute symporter family protein; its protein translation is MWSTAGIVLAGYVLVMYAVAFVAQRRIHDAEDFLVAGRRLTLPLASATLMATWFGAGTLLTAADEVRQGGLRTIALEPLGSGCCLLIAGFFFARPLWEMKLLTLPDFFRRRFGGAAETLSALIMVPSYFGWIAVQFIALAGMLELTTGIDLTTGILVVAVVGTGYTCLGGMWSVTLTDLIQLLLMLAGLIVLALSVLGSLGAGSIADGWFRLLEETPQALLTPIPIENVEEVLRWLSLFCVAALGNIPAQDLTQRIFASRSAQTARRACWCAGTGYLLFGMIPVMLGLAAHLLLPADQQQAIVPALGQAFLSPLTFIIFLLTLASAILSTIDSALLAPASILSLNLLERFNRGRLSSNLLTRLCIVFISAASVAVAYLGEDAYSLLEDAYSLPLVGLLVPLTLGIYGRACGQRPALWSMAVGAGVWAVHYSLGWDSFLQPLMTVLGVALPVPLAALGCGWLAYSLSAGRDSGTC